A single Epinephelus fuscoguttatus linkage group LG13, E.fuscoguttatus.final_Chr_v1 DNA region contains:
- the gpr18 gene encoding N-arachidonyl glycine receptor yields the protein MELDLNSSNMSVESLKPEQGPVEYRISGLIFYCFIFVIGVIVNLTALWVFSLTTKKRNSVTVYMINVAVVDLTFILLLPFRMVYHHQDYWPFGDIFCRISAALTIFYPCMALWLFALISADRYMAIVQPKHAKELRNVPKAVVASLGVWLMTLGSTVPLLFSEDDPDRISNFTTCIKMQDIIHMRHDNLVNFVRLIFFFLVPICIMIGCYVVIVDNLIHGRTSKLKPKVKQKSIRIIITLIIQVLVCFVPFHVCLVLRLVGTGRDGGFSTWAVFTTFLMNLSTVLDIILYYIVSKQFQDRVISVILYRNYLRSVRRKSRHTHTGSIRSMSNLTSAMI from the coding sequence ATGGAGCTGGATCTAAACTCTTCCAACATGTCTGTGGAGTCCTTAAAACCCGAGCAGGGGCCGGTGGAGTACCGCATTTCAGGCCTGATCTTCTACTGCTTCATCTTTGTCATAGGAGTGATAGTCAATCTCACTGCTTTATGGGTGTTTTCTCTCACCACCAAGAAGAGGAACTCCGTCACCGTCTACATGATAAACGTGGCGGTGGTGGACCTCACCTTCATCCTGCTGCTCCCCTTCAGAATGGTCTACCACCACCAGGACTATTGGCCCTTTGGGGACATTTTCTGCCGAATCAGCGCAGCTCTCACCATCTTCTACCCCTGCATGGCCCTGTGGCTTTTTGCTCTGATCAGCGCTGACCGCTACATGGCCATCGTCCAGCCGAAGCACGCCAAAGAGCTGAGGAACGTCCCAAAGGCTGTGGTGGCCAGTTTGGGGGTGTGGCTCATGACTCTGGGGAGCACTGTGCCGCTGCTCTTCTCCGAGGACGACCCCGATCGCATCTCCAACTTCACCACCTGCATTAAGATGCAAGACATCATCCACATGCGGCACGACAACCTCGTCAACTTTGTGCGcctcatcttcttcttcctggTTCCCATTTGTATAATGATCGGCTGCTATGTCGTCATTGTGGATAATCTGATACACGGGCGCACCTCAAAACTCAAACCTAAAGTGAAGCAGAAGTCCATCCGGATTATAATCACGCTGATTATCCAAGTGTTAGTGTGTTTCGTGCCTTTCCATGTGTGTTTGGTGCTTCGTCTGGTGGGAACAGGCAGAGACGGGGGGTTCAGCACATGGGCGGTCTTCACCACATTTCTGATGAACCTGAGCACAGTGCTAGACATCATTCTGTACTACATCGTCTCCAAGCAGTTCCAGGACAGGGTGATCAGCGTGATTCTGTACAGGAACTATCTGCGAAGTGTGAGACGGAagagcaggcacacacacaccggtAGCATCCGATCAATGAGCAACCTGACCAGCGCGATGATATGA